CAGGTGCGCCCGGGAGATTACGTCGCGATCACGGCGTACGTCGCGCGCAACGAGGAGCACGCACGAGTTCTCGGTGAGGTGCGCGAGACGATACGCAAGGCGCTGTGCGTCGCGACGACCGTCGGTTTCGGGCCTCGTTTTCTGCACTCCACGGGTCAGCTACACAAGGGCGGTCCGCCGAGCGTCGTGCTGCTGCAGATCGTCGCAGACGAGCCGAGCGATCCGGCGATTCCGGGGATGAACGTCGGCTTTCGCACGCTGCTCGCAGCGCAAGCGCTCGGCGACCTCCAGGCGCTGGACAAGCGCGCGCGACGCGGAACCCGCGTCCATCTCAAGGGCGAGATCGAACGAGGGCTGCAGTCTCTCAAGGCTGCCGTCGACGACGCACTCGCGGTCAGGACCTAAAGGACGATGCGACTTGGAATGATCGGTCTCGGCCGCATGGGCGGCAACATGGTAACGCGCCTTCTTGGTGGCGGGCACGAAGTGGTCGTCTACGCGCGTACCGCTCAATCCGTGCAGCAGGCCGCGGCTGGGGGCGCGCTCGCGTCTACCGGCCTGCCGGATCTCGTATCGCAGCTCTCACCTCCGCGCGTCGTTTGGGTGATGGTGCCGGCCGGAAAGCCGACGGACGACACGATCGATACGCTCGCTGCACTGCTCTCCCCTGGCGACGTCGTGATCGACGGCGGCAACACCAACTACAAGGAAGGCTTGCTCGCGTACGAACGCTGCAAGCAGCACGGCATCGCTCTGGTCGACGCCGGCACGAGCGGCGGCATCTGGGGATTACGGGAAGGCTACTGCCTGATGGTCGGCGGCGACGATGCCGCCGTAAAGGCGTGCGAGCCGATATTCAAAACGCTCGCGCCCGAGCAAGGATACGCTCACGTCGGCGGCCCGGGCGCCGGCCACTTCTCGAAGATGGTGCATAACGGCGTGGAGTATGGCATGCTTCAGGCCTACGGCGAGGGCTTCGAGATTCTTGCGCGCTCGTCGTTCGATTACGACCTGCGGCAGGTCGCGGAGGTCTGGCGGCACGGAAGCGTCGTGCGTTCGTGGTTGCTCGATCTCGCGGTTCTCGCGTTCGACGAGGACCCCAAACTCGAAAAGATCGCCGGGTACGTCGACGACACCGGCGAAGGACGTTGGACGGTACAAGCGGCAATCGACGAGAACGTCCCGTCGCCGGTGATCACGCTCGCACTGCTCGCACGCCTCGCGTCGCGTCAGGACGAATCCTTCAGCGCCAAAGTCATCGCGGCGCTCCGCAACCAGTTCGGCGGCCACGCCGTGAAGTCGGAGCCTCGAAGCGGTGCTTGATACGTCGCTCTCGCCTGCGTCCGGCGATGGCGAGCGCACGAACCCCCTGCGCGCCGGCATCGAGAGCGACCGCATCTCCGATCCCTGCAGCGTCGTGCTCTTCGGCGCGAGCGGCGATCTTTTCAAGCGCATGTTGCTTCCCGCGATCTGGGCGTTGCGGCTGCGGGGCATCCTTCCCAGCGGATTCGCGCTGATTGGATTCGCGCGAACGAAATACAGCGACCAAGAGTTTCGCGATTATTGCCGCGAGCAGATCGACGCGTTCGCGCCGGATGGATCGAAACCGCAGGGCGAGCTCTGGGAGAGTTTCGCACAGTGTTTGAGCTACGTCACCGCGGATTTCAAGCAGGTCGCGCACTTTCAGGAACTGCGCAAGCGTTTGGACGACAACGACAAACGGCTTGGAACCGGCGGCAACCGCCTCTTCTATCTCGCGACCCCGCCGTCGGTCTTTCCGGGGATCATCGAGATGCTTCGGCGCGCAAACCTGGACCCTCGCAACAACGAGCGTGGCTGGACGCGCATCGTCATCGAGAAGCCGTTTGGCACCGACCTCGCTTCCGCACGAGCCCTCCAGAAGATCGTGGATCGCGTCTTCGGCGAGCACGACGTCTATCGCATAGACCACTATCTGGGCAAAGAGCCGGTGCAGGATATCATGGCCCTGCGCTTTGCGAACACGATTTTCGAGCCGATATGGAATCGCAACTACGTGCAATCGGTGCAGATCACGTCGGCGGAATCTATCGGCATCGAAGACCGCGGCAGCTACTATGAAAATGCCGGCGCCTTGCGCGACATGATCCAGAACCACGTGCTCAACCTGCTCGCCCTCGTGGCCATGGAGCCGCCGGCGAGCTCGGAAGCCGACGCGATCCGCAACGAAAAGCTCAACGTCTTCTCGGCGATCGCACCGCCGCACCACGAAGACGTGATGAGCATGGCGACACGCGGGCAATACGGCGCGGGCATCGTCGACGGCGCGAAGGTGCCCGGATACCGCGACGAACCCGGCGTTGCACCGAACTCGAACACTGAGACGTTCGCAGCGCTGCGCGTGAGCATCGACAACTGGCGCTGGGCCGGCGTTCCGTTCTACCTGCGCTCGGGAAAGCGCCTCGCGCGAAAGATATCCGAGATCGTCGTCACGTTCAAGCCGATTCCGCATCGGCTCTACGGCGAGTCGACGGACGCAATCGAACCAAACATACTCGTCATCAAGATTGAGCCCGACGAAGGAGTGGCGCTGCGCTTCGAGGCGAAGGTTCCCGGTCCGAAGAGCCACATTCGTAGCGTATTCATGGATTTCAACTACGGAACGGGCTTTGGATTTCACTCGCCGCCTGCGTACGAGCGCCTTCTCGCCGACGCGATGCGCGGAGATCAGACGCTGTTCACGCGTTGGGATGCGGTGGAGCTTGCCTGGGAGATTATCACGCCGGTTCTCGACGTGTGGCAGAACACGAAAGACTTCACCTTCCCCAACTATGCTGCCGGAAGCCAGGGCCCGGATTCGGCCTCTCGCCTCCTTCCAGAGTGGCGGCGATTATGAGCGTCAACGCGCGCATCGCGACGATGACGCTGCTCGTCTTCGTCGAAGATCCACAGCTGGTGCCGTGGGTGCGCGAGCGCGCACAGCGGCTGGCCCGGCGGCATGCGTCGCGCGTCGTCCTCCTGAATGCCGGCCTTGCGCAGAGCCATCCGCAGCAGACGGACGGCGCGGAATGGACCGAAGTGGGCGTGCAAGGAGCGTCGGCGGAGAATATCCACGTGCTTGCGTCGCGCCTCTTGCCGCCTGCGGTGCCCCGCATTCTTCTCTGGGCGGCGCCGCAAACCGCAAGCGACGAACGCTTCGTGCGCCTCGCACCGGAGATGCGCACGACGCTCCTCGACAGCTCGCGCGCGCGCGACGACGATGCCGCGCTTCGCGATCTCGTCGCGTTCTGCGGCGAGAACTGCGGCGCTGAATCGATTCACGATCTCGCCTATCTCCGGCTAGCGCCTTGGCAAGAGGTCGTTGCGGATTTTTTCGACGAGCGCGCTTTCGTCGAGGATCTGTTCGACCTTCGCCGCGTCACGATTGCGAGCGGTTCAGACGCCGAAGGCTACTACCTGCTCGGGTGGCTCGCGAGCCGGCTCTCGTGGACGCCCGACGGCAATCGCACCTTCCGGCAGAAGCGCCGCGCGCGAGGGATCGCCTACGCAATCGTGCGTGAGGGCCAACCACGCCGGGTGAAGCGCATCACCCTAGAATCGGGAACAACGCGCTTTCAAGCGCAGCTCTGCGATACCGATGCCGTCTCGCTCGAGGTCAGCGGGACCAAGCAGCGCCCCCCGCGCGTCGCGCCCCTGCACGGCGTGGACGTCGCCTCGCTCATCGAGCGCGCGATCTTGCACGAGCAGCGCGATCCCGTTTTCCGCGAGTCGCTCGACGTCGCGGGGCATCTTCTCGCGGCCGATGGCGGCTAGGAGTTTGTCGGACGTACCTCACCTTCACGTCTTCCGGACGCCCGAGCTGTTCGCGCGCGGGCTGGCCGACGCGTTCGTCGCTTCCGCGCGCGATGCGATCGCGACGCGGGGCCGCTTCACGGTCGCTTTAGCAGGCGGAACGACGCCGCGCGGTGCCTACGCGCTCTTGGCCCAGGATCCGCGGCGATCGCTCGTCGCGTGGAACG
This portion of the Candidatus Dormiibacterota bacterium genome encodes:
- a CDS encoding OpcA/G6PD domain-containing protein — protein: MSVNARIATMTLLVFVEDPQLVPWVRERAQRLARRHASRVVLLNAGLAQSHPQQTDGAEWTEVGVQGASAENIHVLASRLLPPAVPRILLWAAPQTASDERFVRLAPEMRTTLLDSSRARDDDAALRDLVAFCGENCGAESIHDLAYLRLAPWQEVVADFFDERAFVEDLFDLRRVTIASGSDAEGYYLLGWLASRLSWTPDGNRTFRQKRRARGIAYAIVREGQPRRVKRITLESGTTRFQAQLCDTDAVSLEVSGTKQRPPRVAPLHGVDVASLIERAILHEQRDPVFRESLDVAGHLLAADGG
- the gnd gene encoding decarboxylating 6-phosphogluconate dehydrogenase, whose product is MRLGMIGLGRMGGNMVTRLLGGGHEVVVYARTAQSVQQAAAGGALASTGLPDLVSQLSPPRVVWVMVPAGKPTDDTIDTLAALLSPGDVVIDGGNTNYKEGLLAYERCKQHGIALVDAGTSGGIWGLREGYCLMVGGDDAAVKACEPIFKTLAPEQGYAHVGGPGAGHFSKMVHNGVEYGMLQAYGEGFEILARSSFDYDLRQVAEVWRHGSVVRSWLLDLAVLAFDEDPKLEKIAGYVDDTGEGRWTVQAAIDENVPSPVITLALLARLASRQDESFSAKVIAALRNQFGGHAVKSEPRSGA
- the zwf gene encoding glucose-6-phosphate dehydrogenase, whose translation is MLDTSLSPASGDGERTNPLRAGIESDRISDPCSVVLFGASGDLFKRMLLPAIWALRLRGILPSGFALIGFARTKYSDQEFRDYCREQIDAFAPDGSKPQGELWESFAQCLSYVTADFKQVAHFQELRKRLDDNDKRLGTGGNRLFYLATPPSVFPGIIEMLRRANLDPRNNERGWTRIVIEKPFGTDLASARALQKIVDRVFGEHDVYRIDHYLGKEPVQDIMALRFANTIFEPIWNRNYVQSVQITSAESIGIEDRGSYYENAGALRDMIQNHVLNLLALVAMEPPASSEADAIRNEKLNVFSAIAPPHHEDVMSMATRGQYGAGIVDGAKVPGYRDEPGVAPNSNTETFAALRVSIDNWRWAGVPFYLRSGKRLARKISEIVVTFKPIPHRLYGESTDAIEPNILVIKIEPDEGVALRFEAKVPGPKSHIRSVFMDFNYGTGFGFHSPPAYERLLADAMRGDQTLFTRWDAVELAWEIITPVLDVWQNTKDFTFPNYAAGSQGPDSASRLLPEWRRL